The nucleotide window TGTTAGGCTTTTATCTAaaccaggcatgcacaactcaaaacagtacacgggccgttttagGGAAAAAAAGAtttcgcgggccgcgtgctaacattgttgtaactaacgtgtagcctactttatataatgtgaccgattaaccgtCGAATAAGAGATATTattgagaagatggttactgtcaagagacggttgcctctcgcactacagtatgtagttgtttttaacgcttatcggcggtaaagcatcggattcgttgattatgtaactgtaaccgtggagaaaatgcctgaatgagcgaaatcacggaatatctcgtgggccgcacgaaaaggtttcgcgggccgcatgcggcccgcgggccgtatgttgtgcatgcctgatCTAAACTTAAGCTCTTCTTAAGGCTTAAGGTTATACagcaaaagaaatatttttgataatttgTTCAGATGGTTGCAACAATGGCAACAGTGGTTCGCTGGTCCAAGCTTCTCTGGTCACTCTCATGCTTGcccgtgacgcgacacctgatcgaaagacactttatcgaacgacacttaatcgaacgacagtttatcgaaagacacttaatcgaacgacagctgatcgtaCCATGTACCATGCTTGCCATGGTCGGAGCTCTCGCGCTCATCAAGTGGTGATGAGCATGGATGAGTAACGTCCGCATTTCAATGAACAAAACgtcatatattaatgcactTTATACTGTATGCAGAATACTGTTTATTTAAGAAAGAGCGTATACACAATCCTATGCTTTTGAATGTATCCATTTTTCCAGCTCTTAGTACACATGACGAAAcaagcttatgtttgcgaaagctcgtgtagaaagATCGAAAATAAAGTGAACCTCAAGAGTGCctctttatttttatttcgatGTTTATGTGTGTCAACCGACAGAGTGACTTCAACGCAAAACAGAACCCGttaatatgacgtcacgatcGTTCCAACTGGTAGATATCGTTTGATTAAACTACGTCATAATTCCTGATAAATGTCATCACAAAGCATAAAAGCTGATGACTAATAACCTGGAATGGGATCTGGGTGGGAACTGAGAGCAGCGAAGATGGATGAAGTAGATTTACGAAGTGGTTCAGTGCTTAGGACCTGAAAATTTAGCAGAAATATTAAAAGGCAATTTTTGTCGAAAATACACTGAAAACTGCATAAAAAATACGAAATATAGTTGAATTTTACTAACTGAAGTTCGGAAACGTCTCCATTATTTAGTTTTGTGTTGTAGTAGTGAAGTAGTGAAAAGCATCAGTTAACTATAAAGCATGTTCGTGTGCAATAAGAATGGACCCAGCTTCAATCTAAACACGTTGAAACAGATCAataagttttgtgaaaataaatttgttgaaCTTTAATGAAAAGATGCAGATTTTATAAATTagtttcaaataaaagaacaaacacGCACTAGATGGACGTTTTCTTCTGATGTCTGGCGTTTTAATACTTTAGCATCGCCATTATGACGTCGTTAAGGTAAAATTATGCTAATATAGTCAATGCATGAATGAAGATAGTCTCTACACAGGGAGCTCAGTAGCTTGGGCGCATATCTAAGTCGTGGGTTAGATACTGGTCAGGTATTTCCGGTGATAAAACGTCTTCCGCCGTCGTCAGGACACGTTTCCATCAATTGTTACGCCACAATCGTGACACAGTTTTGGTGTCATCCTTGTTTATACAATACATCATTGAAATTCGTCTATATACGAACGGTTGTTGATATATCATGCTTACAGTAACGCCACTGATAGGAATCACTTTAGATCTGTTTTCCGTTTAATTTGCGACCTAAGcttcaaagaaaatgaaaatttttccaactCTAATTTTGGTCGCTTTTGCTTTATTGCCTAAAGGTAAGagttattacgtcatagagTTAGACTTTTTCCGCgaaatttgaaaatagaaAATCTTCCTTAGGTCGCTGCATCCGCTGTTACAATTGCTCCAATCCCGGTATGACGTCATGTCTGCAGCCAGCCAGGGCTTCCGCTTCACTTCTGGTCACGTGCCCGGAAGGagaaaatttttgctttacaACAACGATCGGTGAGCGACATCTAGCGTATATCAAACAAGTGTTAGTTGAAGAAAAAGTGAAGTTCCAGTTTTCAAAAGTGCATATTCTGGTTTTAACTTTCTTCATTCTATGCGCTTAATACCAGGTTCAGATCAGCTGGGGCATGCGCTCATACGTGGTTGCTCGGATGGCTCGTACCGTAGCTGCTTAACAGGGCATGTGACGCATTGCACAGAAGTCTGCACAACAGGCGAGTAAAGGACTGAGTAAGATTGACTCGAAGCGTAGAGATTTGCAGCCATTATGTATATTGTATACGTGAGTAGTCTAAGTGTCTTTTCATAACACAATTGTGACAtaacaattgttttatttagatGGGTGCAATGGTGGTGGCCGGGTTGTGTTGGAGTGGAGGATTGTTCACTTTCTAACCACCTTCTCTCTGTCGGCCCTTTTGCTCACCAAGTGTTAAACATTCAGACATAATACTTGCCACAACGTGGCAGTGTATATTAAATGGCGCAACATAAGATAATGTAGTTACAGTGAATAAAATGTATACTGCTTTCGCCTTTTTGATGGTACAACTGTATTTCCTGTAGTGTACATTACTTATAATTGGTTTCATTTACTCTAACATGTCATTTATGCTACTGAGCTATACTTTCCCAAAAACACGAATTCATCCGAATCAAACGAGGTCATCACTTTTTTCGAGTCTTAAGTCTGGGTCAATAACTTTTATCAACTTCGGttcatgatgtcataatctttatcctcgaaTTGTGCAGCGTTTTTGCTTATTACGCAAGTTGAGCCGGTCTATGCGTAAGTTCCTACAGAAACAGAAGCAATTTTTAAGGCTTGTATATATGTTATTGTCTGAAAACcgaactgttcaccaggatAACTGATCAAAACCAGTCGTTGTTTATAGTTTGCttagaaaagattttcaaCAGCTCAGCACGGCTACAGCCGCTGCACGCGGGTCGTGCTATTAGGAGCTTGGTGCTGTATTTCCGCTCAATCGCGcagaaaaaatatcaaatgacAAATGAATCACGATTCACGTGACGTCGGGCGGGTGGGTTAGTTTCATTCGATCAATGATCACGACTTGAACATTTAGTTTCGAACAGAAACCAGACTTATCACGATTTGCGTCACAAGACTCGACCATATCAGACAAaacgtaaaataaattaactccTGAAAGCTTCAAAGTAATTCGGGAAATTCCTGATGCTGTCTGAGACCAGTTTCGgttgaatatttccaaatCCATTGCTAGGCtttcaataataaaataaaatcgtAGCTCAGTAAATTGCAATACAAAATGATTTGGATAAATTGAAAAGTCTAGATCAGTTTTTGGTCATGTACATCGATGTTTAACCTCACACAAAATCATATTAAAAGCATATTGATAATCTGTTTGGATCAAACCGCACAAGTTTCTTGTAAAGACAAACAAAACGGATAAGGTAACAAGAATTAAACCTATTCAGTTCTGCATGTCTTGCCAAGCGTTTCTTGGAAATAGGTTTCTTGAATCGTGATGTGAGACTGTGTCACTTCCTTGGCTGTGCTGGCATGGTTTGGCGTTCGTCACAGATAGTTATCTTCACTAGTCGAGAATGCTGCATTAGTTAAGTGGATAAGAAACAGCTCTAGTCATTGATTTCTTTAACACTTGGTCTGCTGCTGCAGCACAAAGTTTTAACATTGAgtttttcattcattcaaaTTACGTAAAACGAGATCAAGTTGAATTGAATGGGGCACAGAACAAAGGTTAATGCAATTATATTgtgaaatacttttaaatgCCCAAGTTTGTTACGAGACGTTGCCGAGTATGTCGATGAAGGACAGAAACATAAGAAAGTTTGAGTGTTGTGAaagcgatgtttgtttgtgttCTATGTTCTATACCAAACTGTTTTAGCATCCATATTAGCAATTGTAGCTTTATTTTAGCATTATCTAAGCATTTATTCACATATTGCAGAAGAAATATCAAATGACAAATAAATCACGATTCACGTGATGCAGGGTGGGGTAGTTTGTTTGCGAAACAATCACGACTTGAACATTTAATTTCGAACAGAAACCAGACTTATCACGATTTGCGTCAAAAGACTCGACCATATCAGACAAaaggtaaaataaattaactctTGAAAGCTTCAAAATAAATCTGGAAATTCCTGATGCTGTCTGAGACCAGTTTCGGTTGAATGTTTCCAAATCCTTTGCTAggcttttaataattaatgaaataaaattttagctCATTAAATTGCAATACAAAATGATTTGGATAAATTGAAACATGTGGATCAGTTTTTAGTCATGTACATTGATGTAATCTCACATAAAATcatgtttaaaacatattaaaaaCTTATTAATAATCTGTTTGGATCAAACCGCGCAAGTTTCTTGAAAGTACAAACAACGCGGATAAGGACAAGAACAACAAGAATTAAACTTATTCAGTTCTGCATGTCATGAAAAACGTTTCTTGGAAATAGTTTCCTTCCGGGTGATACTCGGTACTGAAGCTATTGATAGATCCGAAGCGGACGCGAGGGCGTGAGGATGAATCGTGATGTGAGACTGTGTCACTTCCTTGACTGTGCTGGCGTGGTTTGGCGTTCGTCACAGATATTTATCATCATTAGTCGAGAATGCTGCATTAGTTAAGTGGATAAGAAACAGCTCTAGTCATTGATTTCTTTAACACTTGGTCTGCTGCTGCAGCACAAAGTTTTAGCATTGAgtttttcattcattcaaaTTACACAAAACGAGATCAAATTGCATTGAATCGGGCACAGAACAAAGGTTAATGCAATTATAttgtaaaatacttttaaatgcTCAAGTTTGTTACGAGACGTTGCCGAGTATGTCGATGAAGGacagaaacataaaaaagtttgagtgtTGTGAaagcgatgtttgtttgtgtttttaccATACTTGATTTAGGCCACGTCTCAAAGTTTTGCCAACAACGTACAGGTGGCTGATTAGAAGAAAAGCAAAGATAAAAACcttaattgaaataatttatgcAATTCAGCAGATTTTAGGCTCTTATAAGTGATAATTTGATCCATAGCAGAAGACACATTGATCAAGCAACATGAAGATTATTGTCGAAGTTGGACTTCTTCTTGCTTTTTTCTCCATTCAAGGTTTTTCAGGCTAAAcaattctttaaaatttttaatcaagGTAAACGAAACTCATAAAAATTGTCcattattaatgaaaattgcaGGATCGGCCATTCAATGCTATCAATGCCAGTATATATCGACTGCATCGGACAACAAATGTTATGGTCCAAGTCTAAGCGACCAGTATCTGTCAGATTGCCCAACAGGACAAGATTATTGCTTAACTTCAGTCGGAAGTAAGTACGAATACGTGTGGTGGTAACCTAGATATAGACTGGTTAAACAATACATAAGCTCACCAAAAACTAAATGTACCGAAAAAAGCAACAAGCAATCGCTGGCTTAAAACTGACTAGCAGCAAACTACAGTGGTGCTGTAGTGACAAACCTTTTCCGAACCACAAGACATTATTATATACACATAATTCATGGTTTTACCAAGCTCAAGATTtcgtcaaccaataaagcatTTCCTACTTTTCAGAGGCGAGCGCTGCCGGCATTGATGTGACCACAATTCAGAGACAATGTTCGCCGATTACTGCCCAGTACACTTGCCAAACGATTGCTGGAGTAAGCGCGTGTGTCTATTATTGTTCAGGAGGTGAGTTTGGAGAGCGGCAGCTCACCACTTGAAtgctatttttgatttcacGTTTTTCGATTAAGATCTTCAACCATCTTCCAAAAATTTTTGCGCTTTGAAGACATTAATTTCAGCATTTATGACGTCAGTGGTGAAACAACCGTAAACTACGTCATACTCCTTATAGGCTTATAACAACTAAaagaatttcatcaaaatcaagCGAGTTACGTAATTTGTTTGCGGCGTTTTACTGTAACTTGGCcaagtaaatttttaaacattttatatgtATATAGATAACAACCTACAAATTGCACAAGGAAAACGAATgcttaattttacaaaaaagttgTCACAAATATTCTACATCTTTCTCGGGATTAGAATTAGATTGAGGAAAAAATTTGAAgctattttaaatgttaatgTTTGCTGATCGAGTATCGTTTTCTTGCCAAGTGTTGCAAAACTTCGGATGCTAGAATTgctcattttttaaattgtcagTTTCTGTTGTCGAGAAGGCGAAAAAACCCcacgtttaaaaaatttccaagCTCACTAGtttctatgacgtcatttccggTTTCGCCACTTGTTTGTCACGATCTGATGTTTCATTTCCTTCAGTATGTCCTTCTCAaatttttgctaaatttttcaaaacaaataaattattcatGTTAAATTAATTCAGTTTACTTAGAAAATAGAAGTCATTGTTACGTAATCTCGCtttagtaaaaataaaattaacccACTTATTCTTCAGATGGTTGCAACAATGGCAACAGTGGATCACTGGTCCAAGCTTCACTGTTCACTCTCATGCTAGCCATAGCTGGAGCTCTTGCGCTCACCAAGTGGTAATGAAGTTGAGCGATTCACGCCCGCATGATGTCTCTGTATCAAAcgattaattatatattagCAGTGTGTGTGTATTTTGCATGCAGAGATTTGTTTGTGTAAAGTAGAAATATCTTCTGTGTAAGTTACGATGTTTTATGATAGCATATAAGTGAACGGTATATAACCTAACAAGAAATCATTTCACCAATACAAGTTGATCACAATTTTACCAAGTTATTTGCAGAGGTGACGTTGAGTTTGCCGGCGGAACCATCAGTATCAGTATCAGCATCAGTATCTTTTCTTCTATGTTTGCTCTTTAAAAATTCCCGTCCTGGGTCTTTCTATTTTTGAGCGGATCAGTCATCGGTATAATTGCTTCAAACCTTTATAATTTCCATTTCGTGTTAACACGAATATCGCTTTCCTTAAAGTTCAAAGGTTACAttcattattttaataaagtgACTACATCACCGGAAGCAGATCAGGGagttgttgttaaagataggcggttaggttcgAAGAATGGCgatgcaaaaatttaatttaagctattttggatttaattgaattacatttagattagaaagtagaTTTAGGTTTGGTTCAAATTGCTAtgctataaaatttaagttacttTAACAAGAAACTATGAAAGATAGCTTTGAACTCACTAATTTTTTCCGGTGACATAGTAGCAGTCTATTTAGAAATAAGTATAAATGTCCCAGTCCAGTATGTTTGGAACAGGTTCTATCCTGTAGGTGACTTCATTTCTTGGTGATGGCGTAAGATAAATTTACAATTCGGAAGGCTGTATCAACTCAACCAACCAGTGAATAGCAAGATATTACCACAACTGACAACAATGCACTGGATTTGGTCGCATTCCTTCGGCTTTTTCTTAAATTCTTATCTAATTAGATCAAATTATTGCTATAAATGCCACTTAGGAGCGCGATTTGTACAGACGGCGTTCCACAATATAACATTATATTATGCATAGTTATCATATGTGTGAGACAATATTCTTTAGATACGGTTTGGTCTGCTGGATTGTTTGTGGCGTATCATAAAAACTCTTCATTTACTGTAAAGGTAGCTCCGATGTCAATCAGAGCAAACGCTGAACTCTCATCAATGTTTATGTTGACATACTTACGCTATTGGTAGGACGTCGATTGTTTGTCGCATGTTGTTGTTGACAACGTCGATTGATGTGATCGCAATCTCACAGTTACAGCAAAACACTGAAGTCTTCTTCTCTCTTCTCGAGGTTCCCTTGTTGTCTTCATTTCACTTCGCAGCTGGAAAATTTCGTCGAAAAGTTTTTcggctgtttttttttttaattcggcTACATCCTGGTGAGTGGTGATATATCGTCACCGCTGCCACTTCTGACGACATTATACGTGGTTCAAGATGCATCCGTTCTGCGTTATCAATAGCGTTCTTTGCGGTGGGTTAAATACCCGGTTATGAATATTTAGAGTTATCGTGTAAGATCTGAAACGCTTGCTGACAATTTCTCAGTTATACAGCACACTACTGCGCCTTTCATGGTGGTCGTCGTTTGGACAAGCCACTGTTCACAGCTGGGCTAAAGTTTCCAGAAAGCTTCTCAAGAATTTGTGGAAATCTTGGGTGCGCTGGTAGAGCTGTTGCATGACATGCTTTTTGTGAACGTGTTCCTGACGCTGTATCTTTGTCTTGTTGAATGACTTCGTCGTAACTAAGCTCGTAGAGTTCTTTACGACCATTGTTCATGGATGAATCTCATGAATTTCATATCTGATGAATCTCATATCTCCTAGCAAACTTTGTACACGTAAAGTATGATGTAAATTCCTGACGGCTTCTGAGACAAGTTTCGgttgaatatttccaaatACATTGCTAGGCTTTcaataataaaatcaaatactAGCTCAGTAAATTGCAGTACAAAATGATTTGGATGAATTGAAACGTCTGGATCTGTTTTTGGTCACGTACATTGATGTTAACCTCACAGAAAATCATGCTTAAAACATATTAATATAATCTGTTTGGATCAAACTGCACAACTTTCTTTAAAGTCTTTTCAAATTACATGAAACGCGAAATCAAGTTGCGTTGAATCGGGCACAGAACAAAAGTTAATGCAATTATATTGTGAAATACTTTCAAATGCTCAAGTTTGTTACGAGACGTTGCCAAGCATGACGATGAAGGacagaaacataaaaaagtttgagagtTGTGAaagcgatgtttgtttgtgaTCTATACCACACATTTTTTTAGCTTTCATATTAGCAACTTTAGCTTTATTTTAGCATTTATTCACATACTGcagaaaaaatatcaaatgacAAATGAATCACGATTCACGTGACGTCGGGCGGGTGGGTTAGTTTCATTCGATCAATGATCACGACTTGAACATTTAGTTTCGAACAGAAACCAGACTTATCACGATTTGCGTCACAAGACTCGATCATATCCGACAAaacgtaaaataaattaactctTGAAAGCTTCAAAATAAATCGGGAAATTCCTGATGCTGTCTGAGACCAGTTTCGgttgaatatttcaaaatcaattgcctttaatattgaaataaaatattagctCAGTAAATTGCAGTACAAAATCATTTGGATGAATTGAAACATGTGGATCAGTTTTTGGTCACGTACATTGATGTTAACCTCACATAAAATcatgtttaaaacatattaataatCTGTTTGGATGAAACCGCgcaagttttttgaaagtaCAAACAACGTGGATAAGGTAGGCCTACCATCAATGTttcctctaagctgcgcgcgtgcgcaaatgcgcactgctgacacgggctccgcgcacagaaaatctgtgctgcgcacaagaaaaaatcaTCCAACCTGAatcgaaaataaaataaacgcataataatggccacagtgcgcacgtggaacgtttgatgttgctcacagtggtccaagggaccgctcagggagttagtgtgtttgctcagactcgtgaaaaattagagggaacattgcctACCATACgtcctcttttaggaggatttgtcctcttttttcaagaaaagtgAATGGTCCTGATCCGAGGACGCtcaaaaatgcccaaatgtcTACTTTTTTCGCATTTCGAGTTAGTTGCTTATACtttgaacaaaacttttaggcgagacgttgtatttatttccaaaatattACTGTAGCCATGAAACATGATGAATTGctggtttaaaaaattttttccaacaaATTGCCCTACCAGCCCTACCTTCTTGattgttattgcaaacatTGTTCGACGTTCTCTGTAACATTTGGGCCTTTTAACATGCGAGGATCTGTCGCAATTTTTCTGGCACGAGTTCGAACTTAACAGACCGTAAAGAATGTAGCGCTAGTCGTCTCGACAAGTTCGTGGTTTCACATGCGCGGAGGGTGGGTTAAGTTCAAACTTGGGGTCTGTTAAGTTTAAACTTGCGCcagaaaaattgcaacagaACCTCACATGTAAAAAGGCCCATTAATAAAGCAAAGGTGTGAGTTttgtaggcctagcctactattagtGTTACTTAGGGCTACCATACAtcctcttttctaaagaaaaatgaattgtgctcaaagtatagcctactgaaaaatgtcaaaatgtccacttttttgcattttgtgcattcttgcttatattttcaacacaattatatttttatgtgacTTTTTGGGTCaaacgacaattaaccgtgggaaattgaccgcgaacaaactcaccgaggacaactgaccatgacgtaaatttacctagaaccaactgaccttaaaccatattattactttaatcatataatttgaataaacaacaatgctaatatgcttaaaaaataaaaatcaaatgcGTAGCGTTTGttttgtgtcgccggccagTTGACCACGACGAATTGTCACCGGTgcatttgttcacggtcaattgacgtgatcccgaCTTTTTGGCATGAGGTCTATCTAAGTCAAGTGACATTTCGGCGACAGCATGAGGTCtaaccatttttgttatcattgttttgatttacacaaccataaaagctaaataaagctagGCAGTAACGCCAAAGAAATATactgtgttttctgatgaactgtGGCAAAAGcatccttgtttcagaaaaggacgtaatgattttgaagctgaatgcattacttgtgcatataCGTATAGTTATCcaaaacatgtgataaattctttaaacgtaaaactctatTTTCATTGCACTAGCTGGCGAAATTGTCCTCCTTTTaggcgatgaaaatatggtaggcctaggATAaggcaacaaaaaataaacctatTCAGTTCTGCATGTCATGACAAACATTTCTTGGAAATAGTTTCCTTCAGGGTAAGATCGGATGTTGAAGCTATTGACAGATCCGAAGCGGACGCGAGGGCGTGAGGTTGAATCATGACATGAAACTCTGTCATTTCCTTGGCTGTGCTGGCTTGATTTGGCTTTCGTTACAGATAGTTGTCTTCACTAGTCGAGAATGCTGCATTTGTAAGATGGATGATAAACAGCATTGATTTCtttaaccctattctaactaggcttggcttctcctgcacaatgtcacagcaaaacgtggcgtacagttgcattgttagctgtagaaacttgaaatttggtgacttttcctaaaaaatgttcggctatctgtccatgtttgtttgataaagttggattttgtaatttttaagatattgcgatattttcataattttcctctgctttgctctgctctccgcattgaagcgtattactcatgtacgcaccaataactcgactaactattctctttcgttctcatctcgcggtcagctggttttccgcacagcggggacgCGGCATatcaagaagaatttctagaaatgtatcacttttagaaatacttaatttacactaaattcactttctatagttttacaattatgatgtatacaggaagccagcagttttttctactaacctgtcaaaatccgatcagtttacgacgtatagttttctagtaattaacgattgaaaatgtgtgtgcggggtcggccacacctagatttttagtaaactcgcgagcctggttaggatagggttaacgCTTGGTCTGCTGCTGCAGcacaaagtttttgcattgagTTTTTCATCCATTCAAATTACATGAAACGAGATCAAGCTGCATTGAATAAGGGGCACAGAACAAAAGTTAATGCAATTATATcgtaaaatacttttaaatgcTCAAGTTTGATACGAGACGTTGCTTGCCGAGTATGACGATGAAGGacagaaacataaaaaagtttgagagtTGTGAAAGCgatgtttgtttatgtttaacgCCATACTCGATTTAGGCCACGCCTCAAAGTTTTGCCAACAACGTACAGGTGGCTGACTAGAAGAAAAGCAAAGATAAAAACcttaattgaaataatttatgcAATTCAGCAGATTTTAGGCTCTTATAAGTGATAATTTGATCCATAGCAGAAGACACATCGATCAAGCAACATGAAGATTATTGTCAAAGTTGGACTTCTTCTTGCTTTTTTCTCCATTCAAGGTTTTTCAGGCTAAACAattctttaaacattttaatcaaGGTAAAcgaaattcataaaaattgtccattgttaaTGAAAATTGCAGGATCAGCTATTCAATGCTATCAATGCCAATATGTATCGACTGCACCGGACAACACATGTTATGGTCCTAGTGTAGGCGATGAGCATCTGTCAAGTTGCCCAACAGGACAAGATTATTGCTTAACTTCAGTCGGAAGGTAATCTAGATATAGACTGGTCAAACAAGATATAAGCTCACCAAAAACTAAATGTACCGAAAAAAGCAACAAGCAATCGCTGGCTTAAAACTGATTAGCAGCAAACTACAGTGGTTCTGTAGTGACAAACCTTTTCCGAAACACAAGACATTATTATAGACACATAATTCATGGTTTTACCAAGCTCAAGATTTCGTCAACCGATAAAGTATTTCCTACTTTGCAGAGGCAAGCGCGTCGGGCATTGATGTGACCACAATTCAGAGACAATGTTCGCCGGTTACTGCCCAGTACAATTGCCAAACCATTGCTGGAGTAAACGCGTGTCTCTATTATTGTTCAGGAGGTGAGTTTGGAGAGCAGCAGCTCACCACTTGAAtgctatttttgatttcacGTTTTTCGATTAAGATCTTCAACCATCTTTCACAAATATTTGCGCTTTGAAGACATTAATTTCTGCTTTTATGACGTCAGAGGTGAAACAACCGTAAACTAATCAATTGAAtgctatttttgatttcacGTTTATCGATTAAGATCTTCAACCATCTTTCACAAATTTTTGCGCtttgaagaaatttatttctgcTTTTATGAGGCCAGTTTCAGTTGTCGAAAAGACGAAAAAACCCcacgtttaaaaaatttccaagCTCACTAGtttgtatgacgtcatttccggTGTCGCTCTTGTGTCACTTGTTTGTCACGATCTGATGTTTCATTTGCTTCAGTACTTTCTTCTCAAAGTTTTgctatatttttcaaaacaaataaattatattataattatattttagaTTAATTCAGTTTACTTAGAAAATAGAAGGCATTGTTACGTAATCCCGatttggtaaaaataaaataaacccaATTAATCTTCAGATGGTTGCAACAATGGCAACAGTGGATCACTGGTCCAAGCTTCTTTGTTCACTCTCATGCTGGCCATAGCTGGAGCTCTTGCGCTCATCAAGTGGTAATGAAGTTGTGTGATTCACGCCCGCATGATGTCTCTGTAGCAAACGATTAATTATATTAGCAGTGTGTGTGTATTTTGCATCCAGAGATTTGTTTGTGTAAAGTA belongs to Clavelina lepadiformis chromosome 6, kaClaLepa1.1, whole genome shotgun sequence and includes:
- the LOC143462401 gene encoding cardiotoxin 7''-like, which codes for MKIFPTLILVAFALLPKGRCIRCYNCSNPGMTSCLQPARASASLLVTCPEGENFCFTTTIGSDQLGHALIRGCSDGSYRSCLTGHVTHCTEVCTTDGCNGGGRVVLEWRIVHFLTTFSLSALLLTKC
- the LOC143463490 gene encoding uncharacterized protein LOC143463490, with product MKIIVEVGLLLAFFSIQGSAIQCYQCQYISTASDNKCYGPSLSDQYLSDCPTGQDYCLTSVGKASAAGIDVTTIQRQCSPITAQYTCQTIAGVSACVYYCSGDGCNNGNSGSLVQASLFTLMLAIAGALALTKW